One region of Armigeres subalbatus isolate Guangzhou_Male chromosome 3, GZ_Asu_2, whole genome shotgun sequence genomic DNA includes:
- the LOC134221943 gene encoding uncharacterized protein LOC134221943, producing the protein MEKKKTNKRQFSRLVSFMEENPELARGSKFIARDSVTSLWWKITDSLNSLGPPNRSVAAWQKVWTDKKLQLRRKLQHNKTELTATGGGPNSLHSFNDLEETIIRLLSLERAVNHNGSVFGTQLASGQAPGSSGMDENQNLAEVSAGEPQAIEDEEPTRDNAAREDEARGQSNGRGRGRGRTTKRNFRKALLEKQTDDLYKIKRHQMILDKEKNRNQQLDYQLQMLQYKKQKLDFEMRRKSEIPEVRDESDDE; encoded by the exons ATGGA GAAGAAAAAGACAAACAAACGCCAGTTTTCCCGGCTTGTGTCCTTCATGGAGGAAAATCCCGAGCTGGCTAGAGGAAGCAAATTCATAGCGCGGGATTCGGTTACTTCCCTATGGTGGAAGATAACGGATTCCTTGAACAGTTTGGGCCCTCCAAATCGTTCCGTTGCAGCCTGGCAAAAG gtttggaCTGACAAAAAATTGCAACTGAGACGAAAGTTGCAGCACAACAAGACCGAGCTGACGGCCACTGGAGGTGGGCCAAATAGCCTGCATTCTTTCAACGATCTGGAAGAAACCATAATTCGCCTCCTTTCGCTGGAGAGAGCAGTTAATCATAATG GGTCTGTTTTCGGTACGCAGTTGGCATCCGGTCAAGCACCCGGTTCATCTGGAATGGATGAAAACCAAAACCTAGCTGAAGTATCTGCTGGCGAGCCGCAGGCTATAGAAGACGAGGAGCCTACACGGGACAATGCAGCTCGGGAAGATGAGGCAAGAGGTCAGTCGAATGGACGAGGACGTGGACGTGGACGAACAACCAAACGTAATTTCCGAAAAGCTCTTCTCGAAAAGCAGACTGACGATCTCTACAAGATAAAACGCCAT CAAATGATTCTGGATAAGGAGAAGAATAGAAATCAGCAGCTAGATTACCAGTTGCAGATGCTGCAATACAAAAAGCAGAAGCTCGACTTTGAGATGAGACGAAAGTCTGAGATACCTGAAGTTAGAGACGAAAGTGACGATGAGTAG